A single window of Ptychodera flava strain L36383 chromosome 3 unlocalized genomic scaffold, AS_Pfla_20210202 Scaffold_25__1_contigs__length_14229661_pilon, whole genome shotgun sequence DNA harbors:
- the LOC139125549 gene encoding uncharacterized protein, producing the protein MENKFHGEFRRYGIRRRKSIIIALSVLSLIILTSSGVYSKIKIWSITMLACNALPRTDIEFTAAEQSLQGDSVMATKTHVEGYDGILDCIRTLKELIYGGRMFTNDDVISACQKFRHSKNLQSEFHDETVIPNIAHFLWFYEDQPLRFDQFISILSAYAVMKADKIMIHTDMEPIGKYWEILKETINTLEIVPLHLPQLCLFNNVHHRTDLARLQILLKYGGVYLDNDVIVVRSLEPLRHYDFVMGREIPLNPDFLNNGIIMASKNSQFLKLFYLGYKIYYGNCWSCDSMQYANALAIQFPDLIHVEERSFHQTDTLLTFEGHFPWWKEHYTVHTFARTYLNRARNKVEALDKVNPDSSVWESALKKLDNSFGEIARYVYEASKATLTINNITTSAKVKERTQNMG; encoded by the coding sequence ATGGAGAACAAGTTTCATGGAGAATTCAGGAGATATGGTATTCGTCGACGAAAGTCTATCATCATTGCGCTGTCTGTGCTTAGCCTAATTATTCTTACCAGCAGCGGAGTTTACAGCAAGATCAAGATTTGGTCCATCACCATGTTGGCCTGCAACGCCCTGCCGAGAACCGACATAGAGTTTACAGCAGCCGAACAAAGTCTACAGGGAGACAGTGTGATGGCTACAAAGACTCACGTAGAAGGTTATGATGGAATATTGGACTGCATTAGAACTTTGAAAGAACTGATCTATGGCGGGAGAATGTTCACCAACGATGATGTTATCTCGGCGTGTCAAAAATTCCGACATTCAAAAAATCTGCAATCTGAATTTCATGACGAAACTGTCATTCCAAATATTGCCCACTTTCTCTGGTTTTACGAAGACCAACCACTCCGATTCGATCAGTTTATCTCCATTTTGAGTGCCTATGCAGTTATGAAAGCCGACAAAATTATGATTCACACGGACATGGAACCAATCGGCAAATATTgggaaattttgaaagaaaccATTAACACGCTTGAAATCGTTCCTCTACATTTACCACAGCTATGCCTTTTCAACAATGTACATCACCGCACTGATCTCGCGAGATTACAAATCCTTCTCAAATATGGCGGAGTTTACTTGGACAATGACGTCATCGTAGTAAGGTCCTTGGAGCCATTACGTCACTACGATTTTGTCATGGGAAGGGAGATACCACTGAACCCAGATTTCCTCAACAACGGGATCATAATGGCCagcaaaaattcacaatttttaaaattattctaCCTTGGGTATAAAATATACTACGGGAACTGCTGGTCATGTGACTCTATGCAATATGCTAATGCTCTTGCCATTCAATTTCCGGATCTGATACACGTGGAGGAAAGATCTTTCCATCAAACAGACACTCTTCTGACGTTCGAAGGGCATTTCCCCTGGTGGAAGGAACACTATACCGTCCATACTTTTGCGAGAACGTACCTTAACAGGGCCAGGAACAAAGTTGAAGCACTGGACAAAGTTAATCCTGATTCGAGTGTATGGGAAAGCGCCCTCAAAAAGTTAGATAATTCATTTGGTGAGATAGCTCGATATGTGTACGAAGCCAGCAAAGCAACATTGACCATAAATAATATAACAACTTCTGCCAAGGTGAAGGAGAGGACTCAAAATATGGGATAA